The Haloplanus sp. CK5-1 genome contains a region encoding:
- a CDS encoding type II secretion system F family protein, with translation MSLDTGRGLDRSVDSLGDLFYPLFQLLFDEDGDFVDDMETKLVQARMATTVELYLSRALAVGVLLGLVLWAVGTLVGYSLFAFGIISPDLFSTGARIPNETVVTLIERLKVPAAIGITGLVTGSVGFVTGFGTLVAIPYSTASTREREINMLLSDSISFMYALSVGGLNQLEILEAMARADDTYGEVAKEFQSIVQETEYFGTDYRNAIRKQAAATPSDDLSQFLTDMLSIVNSGGNMQAFLSDKKDKHMRTAKQQQEVTLDTLELFGEMYMTLSLFPLLLIIILVIMSMLGEAQTLMLYGTVYALIPLTGVMFLVLVSTVKQDEPGNGYLDPSEAGDRVQKVQKEGLRHLGLIESYVGEFGIFDRIKSREGTFKTKQLLRNPHHFFRDNPLFTLALTAPAALVLVVVAVATGSVPTTWDGMIQAPVWGTFIWVYVPLYVLLIPLTVFHEWNVRSRAAITGKLSDNLRKLSSANDTGQTLLESIQTTAETSSGKLADELDVIYAKVNYGMSLRDALVEFNNKYHVPRLARTVKLISKAQEASSQITQVLTTAAQASENQDDIERERRSRTRMQVAIILMTYLTLLGVMAILKTQFLDVMAGLTEQAAGSGGGGGGGGQAQFGGGIDTQLLSLLFFHAVTLQAILSGIISGYIRTANLLAGIKFVVILQTIALVVWLVVG, from the coding sequence GTGAGTCTCGACACCGGACGCGGGCTGGACCGCAGCGTCGACAGCCTCGGAGACCTGTTCTACCCGCTCTTCCAGTTGCTGTTCGACGAGGACGGCGACTTCGTCGACGACATGGAGACGAAGTTGGTGCAGGCGCGGATGGCGACGACGGTCGAACTCTACCTCTCGCGCGCCCTCGCCGTCGGTGTCCTCCTCGGGCTCGTGCTGTGGGCGGTGGGAACACTCGTCGGTTACAGCCTCTTCGCGTTCGGGATCATCTCCCCGGACCTGTTCTCGACCGGGGCGCGCATCCCGAACGAGACGGTCGTCACCCTCATCGAGCGGTTGAAAGTCCCTGCTGCCATCGGTATCACCGGTCTGGTCACCGGATCGGTCGGCTTCGTGACCGGCTTCGGCACCCTCGTTGCAATCCCCTACTCGACGGCCTCGACCCGGGAACGAGAGATCAATATGCTCCTCTCGGACTCGATCTCGTTCATGTACGCCCTCTCGGTGGGTGGACTGAACCAACTCGAGATCCTCGAGGCGATGGCCCGGGCAGACGACACGTACGGCGAGGTGGCAAAGGAGTTCCAGAGCATCGTTCAGGAGACGGAGTACTTCGGCACCGACTACCGCAACGCCATCCGGAAACAGGCGGCGGCAACGCCGAGCGACGACCTCTCGCAGTTCCTGACGGACATGCTCTCCATCGTCAACTCCGGTGGGAACATGCAGGCGTTCCTCTCCGACAAGAAGGACAAGCACATGCGCACCGCCAAACAGCAACAGGAGGTCACCCTCGACACCCTCGAACTGTTCGGCGAGATGTACATGACGCTCTCGCTGTTTCCCCTCCTCCTCATCATCATCCTCGTTATCATGAGCATGCTCGGCGAGGCACAGACGCTCATGCTGTACGGCACGGTGTACGCGCTCATTCCGCTGACCGGCGTGATGTTCCTCGTGCTGGTGTCGACGGTGAAACAGGACGAACCCGGCAACGGCTACCTCGACCCGAGCGAAGCGGGCGACCGGGTGCAGAAGGTCCAGAAGGAGGGGCTTCGACACCTCGGTCTGATCGAGAGTTACGTCGGCGAGTTCGGTATCTTCGACCGGATCAAATCCCGCGAAGGGACGTTCAAGACCAAACAACTCCTCCGGAACCCACACCACTTCTTCCGGGACAACCCGCTGTTTACGCTCGCGCTGACCGCGCCCGCCGCTCTCGTGTTGGTCGTCGTCGCCGTCGCCACGGGGTCGGTTCCGACGACGTGGGACGGGATGATCCAGGCACCCGTCTGGGGCACCTTCATCTGGGTGTACGTCCCCCTCTACGTCCTCCTGATCCCGCTCACCGTCTTCCACGAGTGGAACGTCCGATCACGGGCGGCGATCACCGGAAAACTCTCCGACAACCTCCGGAAACTGTCGAGCGCGAACGACACCGGACAGACGCTTCTGGAGTCGATCCAGACGACTGCGGAGACGTCGTCGGGGAAACTCGCGGACGAACTCGACGTCATCTACGCCAAGGTGAACTACGGGATGAGCCTGCGGGACGCGCTGGTCGAGTTCAACAACAAGTACCACGTTCCGCGACTGGCGCGGACGGTCAAACTCATCAGCAAGGCACAGGAGGCCTCCAGTCAGATCACGCAGGTGCTGACGACGGCCGCCCAAGCCAGCGAGAACCAGGACGACATCGAACGGGAGCGTCGCTCCCGGACTCGGATGCAGGTGGCGATCATCCTGATGACCTACCTCACGTTGCTCGGCGTGATGGCGATTCTGAAGACGCAGTTCCTCGACGTGATGGCCGGTCTCACGGAGCAAGCCGCGGGGAGCGGTGGCGGTGGCGGCGGTGGCGGACAGGCACAGTTCGGCGGCGGCATCGACACGCAACTGCTCTCTTTGCTCTTCTTCCACGCAGTGACGCTGCAGGCAATCCTCTCGGGGATCATCAGCGGCTACATCCGGACGGCGAACCTGCTCGCCGGCATCAAGTTCGTGGTGATCCTCCAGACCATCGCTCTGGTCGTGTGGCTGGTGGTCGGATGA
- a CDS encoding DUF7266 family protein, which produces MSSSATSRSDRAVSTALGYVLTLGIATILISGLLIAAGTAVEDRRDVTTRSSLDVAGERLASNLMSADRLAETSGARAVSVAVDLPSRIAGNGYLVTVDPANSTLVLVSDGPDVTVHVRFTTTTPVAAATVRGGDLRVVLSAGRLEVRSV; this is translated from the coding sequence GTGAGCAGTAGCGCCACGTCCCGCTCCGACCGCGCCGTCTCGACGGCGCTCGGCTACGTGCTCACCCTCGGTATCGCGACGATCCTCATCAGTGGCCTGCTCATCGCGGCCGGCACCGCAGTCGAGGACCGGCGCGACGTGACGACGCGAAGTTCTCTCGACGTCGCCGGCGAACGCCTCGCGTCGAACCTGATGTCGGCCGACCGACTCGCGGAGACGTCCGGAGCGCGGGCGGTGTCCGTCGCCGTCGACCTCCCGTCCCGGATCGCCGGCAACGGCTACCTGGTGACGGTGGATCCGGCGAACTCGACGCTCGTCTTGGTGTCGGACGGCCCGGACGTGACGGTTCACGTTCGATTCACGACCACCACGCCCGTCGCTGCGGCGACCGTTCGGGGCGGCGACCTCCGGGTCGTCCTCTCGGCCGGCCGTCTGGAGGTGCGGTCGGTGTGA
- a CDS encoding DUF7287 family protein, giving the protein MTRSRGQTTLDFAVGVSLFLGVVAFAFAFAPTMFAPFGSDTGVNSVIADRSADRLAADALVDSPDDPAVLDGSCTRSFFDGSVPADCRYTTTDLGDTLGLDSTTQVNVTIRNASGIRSLGGTRLAAGDPTTTTADVVVARRVVLLPGSDDTAFDRERNQLLVRVW; this is encoded by the coding sequence ATGACTCGCAGCCGCGGACAGACGACGCTCGATTTCGCCGTCGGCGTGAGCCTCTTCCTCGGCGTAGTCGCGTTCGCCTTCGCGTTCGCGCCGACGATGTTCGCTCCGTTCGGCTCCGACACCGGCGTGAACTCGGTGATCGCGGACCGGAGCGCGGACCGACTGGCCGCCGACGCCCTCGTGGATTCGCCGGACGACCCCGCCGTCCTCGACGGGAGTTGCACGCGGAGTTTCTTCGACGGGAGCGTCCCGGCCGACTGTCGGTACACCACGACCGACCTCGGCGATACGCTCGGCCTCGATTCGACGACTCAGGTGAACGTGACGATCAGGAACGCGTCGGGGATCAGGTCCCTCGGTGGCACGCGACTGGCCGCCGGCGATCCGACCACGACCACGGCCGACGTGGTCGTGGCGCGGCGTGTCGTATTGCTGCCGGGCAGTGACGACACCGCGTTCGACAGGGAGCGAAACCAGTTGCTCGTTCGGGTGTGGTGA
- a CDS encoding type II/IV secretion system ATPase subunit: MAIDDAESSDPEEFDGSTAPRRNTDAVDPSEVSALLAAGEAAATALDEAVAEARTGDTPVVKDLWTWEDYKQEYYYDADGNPPTDGNGEVVPFDPSDSLGFDPDRTEAVFSGAADLADRLDDVVDERTVEVDADLDEDAFFRTPLGTTTIANRYDLEKTVPLEKKTHFHEIDRYWVNKPYAFVVIFQSRKENEKKYYVVQPHTTSIEDDLREFLTAKLQNAIKYTEVGVAGGLDERERVIRDETYGLLDRYDLYSRTPGTGLLDSIASQLGIEDAEGTVGRLLSRLGWRPKRDVGEEIDGIETRPEPVVLAEDATSLSEYQVEKLLYYLKRDFIGYERIDPIKHDINVEDISCDGYHSPVFVYHSDYEQIITNVYHGDDELDDFVVKLAQRSGKGISKRRPQVDATLPDGSRAQLTLGKEVSDHGTNYTIRQFKDVPFTPVDLINWKTFSLEEMAYLWLAIENNKSLIFAGGTASGKTTSLNAVSLFIPSNSKIVSIEDTREVELPQRNWVASVTRPSFSDDEQGEVDEFDLLEAALRQRPEYIVMGEIRGEEGRTLFQVMSTGHTTLTTFHADSVGEVLKRFTTEPINVSKTMFTALDLVSIQTQTRVEGTKVRRNKNLTEINFYDAENDEINVQDVYQWQAETDEFLRMSDSNTLEEIRFDRGWTRSTLDEEIFKRQAVLAYLIENGLNTYTQVAATVQAFINDEETILALMANDQLERSLEDLREMESVLIDIDPEKEAMVPRPDPSEEELDLCADILDRADTELFEAYRGEDRGGVDSALLDVDSAPDVTPDGATDGDDPDSDSDSDLDPSPVDSGSDDATADDAGTPPGDDFGISFEDDAGDAPPTFDESGKGADESEDESEDGAAVDEWGFGDVTEDEEEEN; encoded by the coding sequence ATGGCTATCGACGACGCCGAGAGCTCCGATCCCGAGGAGTTCGACGGTTCGACCGCTCCGCGACGGAACACGGATGCGGTCGACCCCTCGGAGGTATCGGCGTTGCTCGCCGCGGGCGAGGCAGCCGCGACGGCCCTCGACGAGGCCGTCGCGGAGGCACGGACAGGTGACACGCCGGTCGTCAAGGACCTCTGGACCTGGGAGGACTACAAGCAGGAGTACTACTACGACGCCGACGGCAACCCGCCGACGGACGGCAACGGGGAGGTCGTGCCCTTCGATCCGAGCGACAGCCTCGGTTTCGACCCCGACCGCACGGAGGCAGTGTTCTCGGGCGCCGCCGACCTCGCCGACCGACTCGACGACGTCGTCGACGAGCGGACGGTCGAAGTCGACGCCGACCTCGACGAGGACGCCTTCTTCCGGACGCCTCTCGGTACCACCACCATCGCCAACCGGTACGATCTGGAGAAGACGGTCCCGCTGGAGAAGAAGACCCACTTCCACGAGATCGACCGATACTGGGTGAACAAACCGTACGCGTTCGTCGTCATCTTCCAGTCGCGCAAGGAAAACGAGAAGAAGTACTACGTCGTCCAGCCCCACACCACGTCGATCGAGGACGACCTCCGCGAGTTCCTGACGGCGAAGCTCCAAAATGCCATCAAGTACACCGAGGTCGGTGTCGCCGGCGGTCTCGACGAACGCGAACGCGTGATCAGGGACGAGACGTACGGCCTGCTGGACCGGTACGACCTCTACTCCCGGACCCCCGGGACCGGACTGCTCGACTCCATCGCCTCCCAACTCGGCATCGAGGACGCCGAAGGGACCGTCGGTCGCCTCCTCTCGCGGCTGGGTTGGCGTCCGAAGCGGGACGTGGGCGAAGAGATCGACGGTATTGAGACCCGGCCCGAACCGGTGGTGTTGGCGGAAGACGCGACCTCCCTCTCGGAGTACCAGGTCGAGAAACTGCTCTACTACCTCAAGCGGGACTTCATCGGCTACGAGCGCATCGACCCGATCAAACACGATATCAACGTCGAGGACATCTCCTGTGACGGCTACCACTCGCCCGTCTTCGTCTACCACAGCGATTACGAGCAGATCATCACCAACGTCTACCACGGCGACGACGAACTCGACGACTTCGTGGTCAAGCTCGCCCAGCGGTCGGGCAAGGGTATCAGCAAGCGCCGCCCGCAGGTCGACGCCACCCTGCCGGACGGCTCGCGCGCCCAACTCACGCTGGGCAAGGAAGTCTCGGACCACGGCACCAACTACACCATCCGACAGTTCAAGGACGTCCCCTTCACCCCCGTGGACCTCATCAACTGGAAGACGTTCTCGCTGGAGGAGATGGCGTACCTCTGGCTCGCCATCGAGAACAACAAGTCGCTCATCTTCGCCGGCGGGACGGCGTCGGGGAAGACCACGAGTCTCAACGCCGTCTCCCTGTTCATCCCCTCGAACTCCAAGATCGTCTCCATCGAGGACACCCGAGAGGTCGAACTCCCCCAGCGCAACTGGGTGGCGTCGGTCACCCGTCCTTCGTTCTCCGACGACGAACAGGGCGAGGTCGACGAGTTCGACCTGCTGGAGGCCGCACTCCGACAGCGGCCGGAGTACATCGTCATGGGCGAGATCCGGGGCGAGGAGGGGCGGACCCTCTTCCAGGTCATGTCGACCGGGCACACCACGCTGACGACGTTTCACGCCGACTCGGTCGGCGAGGTGCTCAAGCGGTTCACGACCGAACCGATCAACGTCTCGAAGACCATGTTTACCGCGCTGGACCTGGTGTCGATTCAGACCCAGACCAGGGTCGAGGGGACGAAGGTCAGGCGGAACAAGAACCTCACCGAGATCAACTTCTACGACGCCGAAAACGACGAAATCAACGTTCAGGACGTCTACCAGTGGCAGGCCGAGACCGACGAGTTCCTCCGGATGAGCGACTCCAACACCCTCGAAGAGATCCGCTTCGACCGTGGGTGGACCCGGTCGACGCTCGACGAGGAGATATTCAAGCGACAGGCCGTCCTCGCTTACCTCATCGAGAACGGACTCAACACCTACACGCAGGTCGCCGCCACGGTCCAGGCGTTCATCAACGACGAGGAGACCATCCTTGCGCTGATGGCCAACGACCAACTCGAACGCAGCCTGGAGGACCTCCGGGAGATGGAGTCGGTCCTGATCGACATCGATCCCGAGAAGGAGGCAATGGTCCCACGGCCGGACCCGAGCGAGGAGGAGCTGGACCTGTGTGCGGACATCCTCGACCGGGCCGACACGGAACTGTTCGAGGCGTACCGCGGCGAGGACCGCGGGGGCGTCGACTCGGCGCTGCTGGACGTCGACTCCGCACCCGACGTGACGCCCGACGGGGCGACCGACGGCGACGACCCCGACTCCGACTCCGACTCCGACCTCGACCCCTCGCCAGTCGACTCGGGGAGCGACGACGCCACCGCGGACGACGCCGGCACCCCGCCCGGCGACGACTTCGGTATCTCCTTCGAAGACGACGCGGGCGACGCTCCCCCGACGTTCGACGAAAGCGGGAAGGGAGCGGACGAGAGTGAAGATGAGAGCGAGGATGGGGCGGCCGTCGACGAGTGGGGGTTCGGCGACGTGACCGAGGACGAAGAGGAGGAGAACTGA
- the thsB gene encoding thermosome subunit beta — protein MDGLDRIANVTREVGRSDADELTVDAGVALSEMLRTTLGPNGRDKMLVGDGTVVLTNDGGSIVDRMDIESPAANLISDVARAQNGELGDGSTAAIALAGGLLDEAGDLLDDGIHPTTVVGGYREAARRAGAALDDVAWTAGDDETLRSVAATTITGRWDDARTASLADLTVRAFRASRDRGRGRLDDVTIHGFAGGATTDSELLDGLVIDTDASSTSLSEVAASVPRHVEDARVAVVDDELTIQSPDSVSRYTVEEVEDLERARTFEDEEYRRFVEMLTALDVDVLFCQKAVDDRLRARLAHEGVLVFERTRQDEIHKLERTTGATPVMRLDALDAAAVGRADEVERIDLGDGSFVIVREASSSQVSVVLRGGTDHVVDETERIVVDALTLLDAVGDRPTLVAGGGAAEVALAGDLRAHGRGIDDREALAVDAFADALETIPVALARNAGLDPIDTLLDLRARHAEGESRAGIDGDGGVIADVADRGVVEPALLKRRVVANATDAATLLLRIDGIIETESSDGGVGEHDHDDGAPAGGGVRADTGGYPWAIGH, from the coding sequence ATGGACGGACTCGACCGGATCGCGAACGTAACCCGGGAGGTCGGTCGAAGCGACGCGGACGAACTGACGGTCGATGCCGGGGTGGCGCTGTCCGAGATGCTTCGGACGACGCTCGGACCGAACGGGCGCGACAAGATGCTCGTCGGGGACGGGACGGTCGTCCTGACGAACGACGGTGGCAGCATCGTCGACCGGATGGATATCGAGTCGCCGGCGGCGAACCTCATTTCGGACGTCGCGCGCGCTCAGAACGGCGAACTCGGTGACGGCTCCACCGCCGCCATCGCCCTTGCCGGGGGGTTGCTGGACGAGGCCGGCGACCTGCTGGACGACGGGATTCACCCGACGACGGTCGTCGGCGGCTACCGCGAAGCCGCGAGACGCGCCGGGGCGGCCCTCGACGACGTGGCGTGGACGGCGGGCGACGACGAGACGCTCAGGAGCGTGGCCGCGACGACGATCACGGGCCGGTGGGACGACGCCCGGACGGCCTCCCTCGCCGACCTCACGGTCCGGGCGTTCCGAGCGTCGCGCGACCGCGGTCGCGGACGGCTGGACGACGTGACGATCCACGGGTTCGCGGGCGGGGCCACGACCGACTCGGAGTTGCTCGACGGCCTCGTCATCGACACGGACGCGTCCTCGACCAGTCTCTCGGAGGTCGCCGCATCGGTCCCGCGGCACGTCGAGGACGCACGCGTCGCCGTCGTCGACGACGAACTCACGATCCAGTCGCCCGACTCGGTGTCGCGATACACCGTCGAAGAGGTCGAGGACCTCGAACGCGCTCGGACCTTCGAGGACGAGGAGTACCGTCGGTTCGTCGAGATGCTCACAGCCCTCGACGTGGACGTGCTGTTCTGTCAGAAGGCGGTCGATGACCGACTGCGGGCACGCCTCGCCCACGAGGGCGTCCTGGTGTTCGAGCGGACCCGGCAGGACGAGATCCACAAACTCGAGCGGACGACCGGCGCGACGCCGGTCATGCGGCTGGATGCCCTCGACGCGGCGGCAGTCGGACGCGCCGACGAGGTCGAGCGGATCGACCTGGGCGACGGGTCGTTCGTGATCGTCCGCGAGGCGTCGTCGTCGCAGGTGTCGGTCGTGCTTCGGGGCGGGACCGACCACGTCGTCGACGAAACCGAGCGTATCGTGGTCGACGCGCTCACCCTCCTCGACGCCGTCGGCGACCGGCCGACGCTCGTCGCCGGCGGCGGTGCGGCGGAGGTGGCACTCGCCGGCGACCTCCGGGCACACGGCCGCGGGATCGACGACCGCGAAGCCCTCGCGGTGGACGCGTTCGCGGACGCCTTGGAGACGATTCCCGTGGCGCTGGCACGGAACGCGGGGCTGGATCCGATCGACACGCTGCTCGACCTTCGGGCGCGACACGCCGAGGGGGAGAGCCGTGCCGGTATCGACGGTGACGGCGGCGTGATCGCGGACGTGGCCGACCGGGGCGTCGTCGAGCCGGCACTGCTCAAGCGGCGCGTCGTCGCCAACGCGACGGACGCCGCCACGCTCCTCCTCCGGATCGACGGGATCATCGAGACCGAGTCGTCGGACGGAGGAGTCGGTGAACACGACCACGACGACGGAGCACCCGCGGGTGGTGGCGTCCGGGCCGACACCGGCGGCTACCCCTGGGCGATCGGCCACTAA
- a CDS encoding DUF7261 family protein, whose amino-acid sequence MADLMPEDGDRGQLLLVAGFAIAVTIVALVLLLNTAIYTENLATRDVDTRSSDALAFRDIVEDGLWAVVEGAALNDDDETDRGDVEANVTRRVERFENYSSRHTLGGGAGSAVDVVTLHEGARVRQTDPDRNLTDGSRTANWTVATDVDGAQQFDLNTTGGLVSTDDPANDSFRVEVVGSGGDRWSLYVYNDTTGDPTIAVENGSGPITTDVCGGLVTGPPRVGLRAGTVNGVGCDAIDFAAGTTPPYDVSVTYGNRSRGTYDAVVNTTAVDATVDDTAPLDSPYWVPVVYGLDADVTYQSETLTYRSRVGIEPVPVSAGGGVLQFVKAPGETVGNDDNPRTLEFDIENTGGEDVTVEKFAVDATDIDADVTIDNSNAAELEIRTVDTADEGQADRDGSGVFDADRTIYDLVDDSDGDGQYATIRADNTVEIDIREFSRELGPFEVTYDESEADLSVTFVLSDGSAEVFYFREQ is encoded by the coding sequence ATGGCGGATCTGATGCCCGAGGACGGTGACCGCGGACAACTCCTCCTCGTCGCGGGGTTCGCCATCGCCGTCACAATCGTGGCGCTGGTGTTGCTGTTGAACACCGCCATCTACACCGAGAACCTCGCGACCCGGGACGTGGACACCCGCTCCAGCGACGCGCTCGCCTTCCGCGATATCGTCGAGGACGGCCTCTGGGCCGTCGTCGAGGGTGCGGCACTGAACGACGACGACGAGACCGATCGAGGGGATGTCGAGGCGAACGTCACGCGGCGCGTCGAGCGCTTCGAGAACTACTCCTCGCGACACACGCTCGGTGGCGGTGCGGGATCGGCCGTGGACGTCGTCACCCTCCACGAGGGGGCGCGGGTGCGTCAGACCGACCCCGACCGGAACCTGACCGACGGGTCGAGAACTGCGAACTGGACGGTGGCGACCGACGTCGACGGGGCCCAGCAGTTCGACCTGAACACCACCGGCGGGCTGGTGTCGACGGACGATCCCGCCAACGACTCGTTCCGGGTCGAGGTCGTCGGCAGCGGCGGCGACCGGTGGAGCCTCTACGTCTACAACGACACGACGGGCGATCCGACCATCGCCGTCGAGAACGGGAGCGGTCCGATCACGACCGACGTCTGTGGGGGTCTCGTCACCGGTCCGCCGCGCGTCGGTCTTCGGGCCGGCACCGTCAACGGTGTCGGCTGTGACGCCATCGACTTCGCGGCGGGAACGACGCCGCCCTACGACGTCTCCGTCACCTACGGCAACCGCTCGCGGGGGACGTACGACGCGGTGGTGAACACGACGGCGGTCGACGCCACCGTGGACGACACCGCCCCACTCGACTCCCCGTACTGGGTACCGGTCGTCTACGGACTCGACGCCGACGTCACCTACCAGTCCGAGACGCTCACCTACCGGTCACGCGTCGGCATCGAACCGGTCCCGGTGTCGGCCGGCGGCGGCGTGTTGCAGTTCGTCAAGGCCCCCGGCGAGACGGTCGGGAACGACGACAACCCCCGGACGCTCGAGTTCGACATCGAGAATACTGGGGGTGAGGACGTGACCGTCGAGAAGTTTGCCGTCGACGCCACCGACATCGACGCCGACGTCACGATCGACAACAGTAACGCCGCCGAACTGGAGATCCGAACGGTCGACACGGCCGACGAGGGCCAAGCCGACAGGGACGGCTCCGGCGTCTTCGATGCCGACCGGACGATCTACGACCTCGTCGACGACAGCGACGGGGACGGCCAGTACGCGACCATCCGGGCCGACAACACCGTGGAGATCGACATTCGCGAGTTCAGTCGGGAGCTCGGCCCGTTCGAGGTCACCTACGACGAGTCGGAGGCCGACCTGTCGGTCACTTTCGTCCTCAGCGACGGGAGCGCGGAGGTGTTCTACTTCCGTGAGCAGTAG
- a CDS encoding acetamidase/formamidase family protein, which produces MTFCGALEMSGWIDFRVDLIKGGMEQFGIDHPTFKPGNVESQLTEYITFEGYSVDEDGTQHYKNANVGMRRACLDATDYLKNFGYTGERAYFALGTIPVESRIAGIVDLPNTCVTVSIPQEAFDFTVDPNDLGDVGSQSRGTAPRPS; this is translated from the coding sequence ATCACGTTCTGCGGAGCCCTCGAGATGTCGGGGTGGATCGACTTCCGGGTCGACCTGATCAAGGGCGGGATGGAGCAGTTCGGCATCGACCACCCCACGTTCAAGCCGGGCAACGTCGAATCGCAGCTCACCGAGTACATCACTTTCGAGGGATACTCCGTCGACGAGGACGGCACCCAGCACTACAAGAACGCCAACGTCGGCATGCGCCGGGCCTGTCTCGACGCCACCGACTACCTGAAGAACTTCGGGTACACCGGTGAACGGGCGTACTTCGCGCTCGGCACCATCCCCGTCGAGAGCCGCATCGCGGGCATCGTCGACCTGCCGAACACGTGCGTCACCGTTTCGATCCCGCAAGAGGCGTTCGATTTCACCGTCGACCCCAACGACCTCGGGGACGTGGGGAGTCAGTCCCGCGGCACCGCCCCGAGACCGTCCTGA
- a CDS encoding CrcB family protein — protein MTTVERLRTAELVFLVAVGGFAGASLRHVVSLAVPGLGGTFAANVTGCLALGVLAYEAELVGVVAEETYYAAATGFLSSFTTYSTFALEVVQSPTLVGVGYVVSTYAVGFAAVLVGRGVARTLAGVVGS, from the coding sequence ATGACGACGGTCGAACGCCTCCGGACGGCAGAACTCGTCTTCCTCGTCGCAGTCGGCGGGTTCGCGGGTGCGAGCCTTCGCCACGTCGTCTCGCTCGCCGTCCCCGGCCTCGGCGGCACGTTCGCCGCGAACGTCACCGGCTGTCTCGCCCTCGGGGTCCTGGCGTACGAGGCCGAACTCGTCGGCGTCGTCGCCGAAGAGACGTACTACGCCGCCGCGACGGGCTTTCTCTCCTCGTTTACCACCTACAGCACGTTCGCCCTCGAAGTCGTCCAGTCGCCGACGCTCGTGGGCGTCGGCTACGTCGTCTCGACGTACGCCGTCGGCTTCGCCGCCGTCCTCGTCGGGAGAGGGGTCGCTCGGACGCTCGCGGGGGTCGTCGGGTCGTGA
- a CDS encoding DUF7288 family protein has translation MVTVRGQAHTLEAFVAALLVLSGISFALGTTAVTPLSASTSNQHVGNQERAAAVGVLEATEADGSLAEAVVYWNTTPDDDSGEFYGANNSDGTGYATGPPNEFGRVLNETFGDRRAAFNVAVVSFDRNGSRTTTTMVRMGVPSDDAVTATRQVVLYDDTTLSSPELGNVSAAATDSDRRFYASDIDPGNRLFNVVEVRITVWRI, from the coding sequence GTGGTGACCGTGCGGGGACAGGCACACACGCTCGAAGCGTTCGTCGCGGCGCTCCTGGTGTTGAGCGGCATCAGCTTCGCGCTCGGGACGACGGCCGTGACCCCGCTGTCCGCGAGTACCTCGAACCAACACGTCGGCAATCAGGAGCGAGCCGCGGCGGTCGGCGTCCTCGAGGCAACCGAGGCCGACGGGAGCCTCGCCGAGGCCGTCGTCTACTGGAACACGACCCCCGACGACGACAGCGGCGAGTTCTACGGCGCGAACAACAGCGACGGGACGGGCTACGCCACCGGCCCGCCGAACGAGTTCGGTCGCGTCCTCAACGAGACGTTCGGTGACCGGCGCGCCGCGTTCAACGTGGCCGTCGTCTCGTTCGACCGGAACGGCTCCCGGACCACGACGACGATGGTTCGGATGGGTGTCCCCAGCGACGACGCGGTGACCGCCACCCGGCAGGTCGTCCTGTACGACGACACGACCCTCTCGTCACCCGAACTGGGGAACGTCTCGGCGGCCGCCACGGACTCGGATCGGCGGTTCTACGCGTCCGATATCGACCCCGGCAATCGGCTGTTCAACGTCGTGGAGGTGCGCATCACCGTATGGCGGATCTGA
- the crcB gene encoding fluoride efflux transporter CrcB, protein MNPAYLIGAGAAVGAVARYATNGYVGRVTADRRFPYGTFTVNVLGSFVLALVTFLGAGSDVLALVGTGACGSYTTFSSFSVDTVRLWEDGDRVLAVWNAAVNLFGALAGIGLAAVVAGI, encoded by the coding sequence GTGAATCCCGCCTATCTGATCGGTGCCGGCGCGGCCGTCGGCGCTGTGGCGCGGTACGCCACGAACGGGTACGTCGGCCGTGTCACCGCGGACCGGCGGTTCCCGTACGGGACGTTCACCGTCAACGTCCTCGGCTCGTTCGTCCTCGCCCTCGTCACCTTCCTCGGCGCGGGATCTGACGTGCTCGCCCTCGTCGGCACCGGTGCCTGCGGGTCGTACACGACGTTCTCCTCCTTCTCGGTCGATACGGTTCGGCTCTGGGAGGACGGGGACCGCGTCCTCGCCGTGTGGAACGCCGCCGTCAACCTGTTCGGTGCGCTCGCGGGCATCGGGCTCGCGGCCGTCGTGGCGGGGATCTAA